In the genome of Vanacampus margaritifer isolate UIUO_Vmar chromosome 1, RoL_Vmar_1.0, whole genome shotgun sequence, one region contains:
- the zfp36l1a gene encoding mRNA decay activator protein ZFP36L1a, with protein sequence MTTAVVSPFFDFEAINKNNKLLGYNGNLAAPHANVSGALLDRKAVGSPGVYQRRHSVSSGSTKFNQNQFLNSLKVAEHSPLITGLGGGNNKENQLRLRDRSFSETGERLLHKCLGPASPTGGQVNSSRYKTELCRPFEENGACKYGDKCQFAHGIHELRSLSRHPKYKTELCRTFHTIGFCPYGPRCHFIHNADERRGPPLKSSNGSSQSSCSSLSSGEVERPRLQHSYSFAGFPSSAGFRDSPTSVTPPPMFFPDDVPDWPSSNPFTYSSQELANLFGPSLGGVPLAPEMGNGAPPSPTNGPYYFRPMLESPQMFESPSSPQDSLSDQEGYQSSSGSSLSGSESPTLDTTRRLPIFSRLSISDD encoded by the exons ATGACCACAGCTGTGGTGTCGCCTTTCTTCGACTTCGAAGCAATCAAtaag AACAACAAGCTGTTGGGCTACAACGGCAACCTGGCAGCCCCGCACGCCAACGTCTCCGGCGCCCTGCTGGACAGGAAGGCGGTGGGCTCCCCTGGGGTGTACCAGCGGCGGCACTCTGTCAGCAGCGGCAGCACAAAGTTCAACCAGAACCAGTTCCTCAACAGCCTGAAGGTGGCCGAGCACTCGCCGCTCATCACGGGGCTCGGCGGCGGCAACAACAAGGAGAACCAGCTGCGGCTGCGCGACCGCTCTTTCTCTGAGACGGGCGAGCGTCTCCTCCACAAGTGCCTGGGCCCGGCCAGCCCCACGGGCGGCCAGGTGAACTCCAGCCGCTACAAGACGGAGCTGTGCCGGCCCTTCGAGGAGAACGGCGCGTGCAAGTACGGCGACAAGTGCCAGTTTGCGCACGGCATCCACGAACTGCGCAGCCTGAGCCGCCACCCCAAGTACAAGACGGAGCTGTGCCGCACCTTCCACACCATCGGCTTCTGCCCCTACGGGCCCCGCTGCCATTTCATCCACAACGCTGACGAGCGCCGCGGACCCCCGCTCAAATCCAGCAACGGCTCGTCCCAGTCTTCCTGCTCCTCCTTGTCCTCGGGCGAGGTGGAGCGGCCCCGGCTGCAGCACAGCTACAGCTTCGCGGGCTTCCCCAGCTCGGCGGGTTTCCGCGACAGCCCGACGTCCGTCACCCCGCCGCCAATGTTCTTCCCCGACGACGTGCCCGACTGGCCCAGCAGCAACCCCTTCACCTACTCCAGCCAGGAGCTGGCCAACCTTTTCGGGCCCAGCCTGGGCGGCGTCCCCCTGGCCCCGGAGATGGGTAACGGCGCGCCCCCTTCCCCCACCAACGGGCCTTACTACTTCCGACCCATGCTGGAGTCGCCCCAGATGTTCGAGTCCCCGTCCAGCCCGCAGGACTCCCTCTCGGACCAGGAGGGCTACCAGAGCAGCTCCGGCAGCAGCCTGAGCGGCTCAGAGTCGCCCACGCTCGACACCACCCGCCGACTCCCCATCTTCAGCCGCCTCTCCATCTCAGATGACTAG